TTGGAAGTTTCAGAATTGTCGTAGCATTTATTTAGCAATGgcatgaaaagaaagaaaagagagaaaaaatatcTAGAAGGTCTATGATGACATATATTTAGATGCTGCTGCGAAGACTAAAACGACCAGAACAACAAACAAGAGCGTCATAATATATGCAGTCCACGTAAACATTCAGCCTTGTAAAGGCCCATTCAGCCCACCATCAATACCACGCACGTTAGAATCTATCTTGTCAAGAACTTTGCCTAGAAAAAGAATCTCGACAAGAAAATGGGGGAAAAAATAAGACAAAGGAAATTTAGGAACACTGTAGCTACACACCTTATATTTCACTGCTATACGGTTACAGTTACATAAAGAGTTTATCACacgtatatatacacacacagtACCTCCAGTCGTCTCATAGAAGCAAAATGAAAACAAACAGCTGAAAATTTGTAACATCCGAAGCATCTATCGAGGAGAGCAGCGGCGCACGGCGCCCATAATGATGTGCGCCTCAAGCACCGTGGTCACTGCTTCTGTGAGCGGCAGTGGGGCTCGCAAAGGCCTCGGTCCACTGGTCCGCAATGTCGCCGGCGATTCTGACGGCGTCGTAGGAGGTGCCCATGAGGCCCTTCCTGGTGAAGCCGGCGGCGTAGAGGCCATTCTTTCCCCTCCAGCTGTGTGGGAATGGCTTCCTTGGGAACCCATCAGCATGACTGAAGAACTCCTCCTCCTATATGCAGGTAGAGATTATCTTTGAGTTGAAACTGTGCATATGGATCGATGAATGATATATGTTTATGCCGGATCcttcagcaaaaaaaaatgcaaatatgCGAAGAGATCAAACTAGCTAGCTACTATAAATGCATATGTTGATGGTCTTCCTAAACACTGATTCATCAGCTGCAAatggaacaaaaataaaatggtGGGCCAACGAACTAGCCTTCAGAAATCTTCTCTGAAAAGGAATGAAAACTCTACAAACATTTTTCACATTTATTAAATGCTCAAATCTCAACCATCTGCTCAACTGCAAATTAATTGACTGATTAACTTTCTGAAAGCATGCCAAGCACACTTGCAAGAGACCTTCATATCAAATCTGGTTAGACAGATGGGATCCATCAAACAAATCCAAGCCATCTAGATGGGCCACCCTACAAAAGGTAGAGTGGGCAGCACATGATGATGACCAGATGGACCTCGCCTCTCACCACAAAATCATTATGGGCCAGCCTTCTTGCATGTGCATCGATCACCCAACTCTCACCCCATGCATGGGGTTTCTGGCAACCTCTCTTTCCCAACCCACAGGGATGCAGCTTCCTTCCCCACTTGATAGTGGCCGAGAGGTGCAAATGGGCATGCTATCAATATATAGGTGCATATGCAAGCTACTTAAGTTGATTGCTTAAATAATGTTGGCATTTACAACTTTTATCAGAGGtttgttggaacttggaaggggTTGTTTGGTTAGTTAATATGCGCTCGAATGAAAAAAACATGAAAGCCAAGCCAAATTTGATGACAACTCCAGGCAGTTAGctctttggattttttttttattttagctctAGAAATGGATACTGTTGCCTTAAGAAAATATTTGTATGTGAAAAAGTAAATCTGGGTTTGTGTACATTACAAATTTTCCTTTGCCCAATATCATGTTTTCATTTGAAGAGCAATTTTGTGGGTAGGCGTGGTAAATGACGCAAATATGGCTCGATCATTAGTGTGTATTAATAATTATTTAATTAtaacttaattattttttataaaactGTCCTTTTCATCCCTCTTTTTTCGCACTCTGGTCACTGTTATATGGCCCAGATGCCCATGTTGGTAGGGCTACACTATTTGACCAGCAGTATCATACACACCAACAACAATACAAGCAAACACAAGCACAAATACacagaaataaaaacaaaaaatatgCGCACGCATGAAAGCTACTACCATATGCTAGCTAGCTAAGATCAAGCCGCCAGTGCACTCTGCATCCTTAATTTGGTCTAGCTAGTTTGCACGCGTTGAAAGCTTTGACGTGCTGACGTGACATCAACAGTTGTACGTATGAATGTCCAATTGTCCATATTTGTTTACATACTCGCACGCGATGATGCAACTCTGTATGCAGGCAAGAAGATATATACAAAGGAAATCAAGTACAAAAAAACCAGTAGCTATCATACCAATCAAGGACCATAATATAAAACAAGCACATATATGGTCTACAACTCTGTGTCCGTTCCTTTCGATCTCTGCCTAAACTGATTACTTCCTCTCTCCCCAAATTAGGCTTGCACAAATTAATGCCCACGGATCAATCAACACTGTCCTTGATTGTCAATTTCTTGGTGATCAAATTTAATTTTGAGTCACCGTCGGAGGGATATCGCGCTCCTTTAAGCATCATTGTCATTGCCCATGCCTTGCTATCTAGAACCTCGCTTAATTGGACAAGGACTAAATATGCACACGCACATTTAATTAACCtgatacacacacacacaagcatGCATTGCTCCCATACGAATCTATTTAAGGATATATGTATCTACTTGTATCTAAGGTTTGATTCAGCAATTGAAGCCTAAAAGACAAGCATAAAACCAGTAAATAAACCCGAGGCTTTGCCAAATACtccatccatttcaaattgtaggccattttagtttttctagatacatagtttttctaTGTATGTAGACATGAGGTATACCTGTCTAGGTGCAAAGCAAAAGTTTTGTAcgtagaaaaactaaaatgacctataatttgagacGGATGGAGTAGATTGTAAATTTCCACATCCTCCTGAATGAATTACGGCAAAACAATTAATTTCCATGTGACTAGATGTGTAACTATAATGATTGACATATATACCACTATCAAAAAGGCCATTCATGTTCTTTCCAAGATTATGCAAGCTCATTGAATGTGTAGGTACGAATGTACCTTGAGCCATGAAGGCACGTTGCTTTTGTACCCGGTGGCGAAGATGACGGCATCAAAGTCCTCTCTGTGGCCGTCTGTGAACTCAACACCATTATTCCCTGTGAACCGGTTGATTGCTGGGACCACCTGCAGAATCTCTCTCTAGATACATTAGTTGTGTATCATTGAGTACACACGTACTGACAACCGATATCAGCCTAGGACTCTTTTGTGTGTTTTTTCGAGATCTGTGCAGCTTTTATTCCTCGTAGTACATTGAGGCCCCATGCATTTACATTTTAGAGTGCATCATTCCTACAGTAACTCCATGGTTCTTGCAACTACAGTATATAGTTTTTGGGAAGTATTTGGGTCACATACCTTTATTTCTCCGCATTTTATCTTTCTCAAAGCTCCGATGTCGAGTACCGGTGTTTTCCCAGTTGAACTCTTGACTTGAAATGGCCCGATCTTTGGTCGTGGGAGACCATATTTTTCAGTGTCTCCAAGGATCAATCTAGAGAAGAAGAGCAGCAAAGAATCAACCCGTTTTATGGGGAGCCACCTGAGAAGGAACACCGAAAGTCCAAATGTCGAAATGCCTAGTATCTCCCTCGGCAAAACATGaagctgaaaaagaaaaaggaacatCATATAAGCACATACAATATAGAATCAGTCAACTAATCTCTCAATATTTACTATTCGCATTCAAGTATACATAGGAGTTTTTTTAATGTTTACTCTACAACAATAATTTAATTAATGAAAATTATAAGAAAACTAGGGCATGTTTTAATGTTTATATTCTAAAAACTAGTTTTTAGATGCATGCATTATTCTAAAAACTAGGGCATTATTCTAAAAACTAGTTTACTCTCAATATTTATATTCTAATTAAAAGAATAATGCATGCCTAACCTTTAGAATATAAATATTCTAAAAACTAGTTTTTTCCTCTGTAATGACTCCCTCTAGTCTGCCCTAGTTTTTGCATCATGTACGCAGCACAAGGTGACAAGGTACGCAATTGACACTTTGGCTCTTGCCCATTCTAGGTGACCTTAAATCCAGCAAAACTATGGACTATGTATTGGTATAGATTGCTCCTGCTAATTGAATACTAACTCCCAAGTAAGAAATCAAGTAGCTAATAGAGTTGTTTTTTTTAGGAACCTAGCTAGTAGAGTTTATTGTCTAAAAATCTTGCTTCCAAAACTCGAATAACATCCATTTGCAAACTGAAAACTTTATACATTTTGTACTGGAGAGTATTGAGAAGAGTTCTTTTAGCTAGATATTTCATTTGAACTGCTACAGCTGACATATTTCTCCTGCCATTTTATAGTTAGGGGACTCTACCATGTCCAACATTACGAATTCTAtttaattttatttccttttaggATAAAAGAACACAATGCCACATGTTCAAAGAGAAAAGCAGTTCTCGAGAGTTCTGTAGTTCTGGTCCATTTTTGCCCTGTCACTTTTCTTGTTATTTTCCCTGTCTCTCAGGCAGGTATATACAAGATAAGGAAAGGGAGACTTATGGGTCCCTATAGCACCACATCAGTATACATTTCTATGAAACAGCATGTTACAAGTAGCACAACATATGCTTCACAAGATTGATATTTCAGGATAAGAAAGCTTCCTCAACAAATTTCTGTATGTTCTAACAAGTCACAAATACTGCAATGTATGATTTAGAACGCCGATCATGTTGAAGATAATAAATTGCAAGGGATAATATTAAGAATTCTTTATGCATCTGTACAACTAATAATTCAAAGTATTAGTATTAGTTCCTATTTGAATTTCAATAATAATGTACATATTTATATATTACCATATTTTTTTCCTGTGAAAGTGACAACACAGCCTATATAAGAGGGGGCAAAAGGGAAGGAAACCTATGTGGCACTACACAGAATTGACCACTCAAAGAACCCAGTTCACAGAATTATATTGCTTTGGACATGGGAACcgtctctctctatatataacaTTATAATTTGTATTGCAGCATTTGGTTCAAGCTTATagaattataaataaataaataaatttatacATAAGGTTTTTATCTAATTTAAATCAATACCATCCTAATTAATAACGTTTTAATTAATTTGAAACTAGAAAATATATGACGTCAGGTAAATTTGTAAATACATTATGTTAGTAGCGCTTACGTAGACTGCAAACTTTACCTTGTCCCTGACAACCATGGAGGCCCGGGCACCATTGTTGCAGAGGTCGAGGCTGACCTCCATGCCGGAGTTGCCGCAGCCGACGACGAGCACATTCTTGCCCCTGAACTCATCCCCCTTCTTGTAGCTGCTCGTGTGCATGGCCACGCCGCGGTACCCGTCCATCCCCTCCACGCCCTCCGGCCACGCCGGCTCCGCATTCTCGCCGGtggccacgacgagccaccgcgACACAAACTCCGTGGTagtggccgcggcgccgccgccctccgcgtcGTCCTCGTCGACGGTGACCCTCCAGAACCCGATGGCGGCGTCGTAGGCGGCGCTGCGGACGCGCGCGCCGAGGCGGGGCTCGATGCCGAAGGCCCGCGCGTAGCCGTCGAGGTAGGCGACGAACTGGTCCCGCGTCGGGTACGGCGGCGTGCCCGGCGGGAACGGCGCGAGCGGGAGCTCGCAGAAGCACCGGGGCAGGTGGAGCCGGAGCCGCTCGTACGTGCGGTGGCGCCACGACGCCGCCACGCAGGGGTCCTTCTCCAGCACCAGCGACGGCACGCCGCGGGCCTTGAGGCACGCCGCCGTGGCGAGCCCCGACGGGCCGGCGCCGACGATGACCGGGCCGGGCACCCACACctgcctcgtcggcggcgcgccgctgtcgccggcggaggcgtccccggcgccaccgccgcggtgtaggatggtggtggtggggtggtgGTCGGGTTCGTGTCCTTCTCGCGATGTTGGCATGGCAACAGTGAGACAGGTGTATGTGTAATGTGAAAGGCGTTGCTCTATGAGGCTATAGTTACTGTGGAGTGTGTTGGAGATCTGTGTCTCTCAAGATGGGTGCTCTTTGGGCTTGTACTGCACATGCATATAGCTCAAGCCTCCACATAGAcatttatatatatacaaatgttTGCAATGTGTACCCTCTCCCTCCGGTCCAAAATAGACGCCATCCTTGAATGCGTCAATATCTATACTTTCTTTTGCTGTTATACGGCTTGCATCTAGCAGATTGATAATGATAGTTGCAGAACGCAGATAGGCTATATTATTGTATCCAAACGACAAGTAAAATCTAGTTCTTCTAAATACAAAATTGTTAGCATAGTAAATCTAGTTCTTCTAAATACAAAATTGTTAGCAAAGTAAACATGAGTTTCTTCGTAGTGGAATCTATGGTCATTGATTTGTATCTAGGTTTGAGCCCCAAACGCATGTGTTCTCATATTTTCTTAGATTTATTCCAACATAGTAGCATGACATCCTTAGTACAGTACCACCTCCATATCGAATAATTTATCAATGCTGACTTTTGGTCACGGCATCTGACTATTCATCTTAttccaaaaaattatataatataagtatcattttatttgtttgtgacttattatatatatatatatttactcatcttttcatatatttataataaatttttgaataagacgaatggtcaaacATTATGAGAAAAGTCAACACAAAGATTTGGATACAGAGGGAGTATTTATTTAGTGGTAGGTGACTATTTGTTTAATGGTAGGTGACTTGTCCCTCGATAGCAAGACACTGTCCCTAGTGAATTAGTCAACAATCTCAAGATCAACTAGTCCAATCTTAGATACCACCCAACATCCATATTTTTTAAATAGTGATATGGATCTACAGAAGATACCACCCGACATCCATATTTTTTAAGCTAGATAACAAACATAAATGGAATGCGGACCTAATTATAATTATCATAACAACGTAATAAATGCACCATCATAGGATCAATTAATATTGTATAAACTATATGAACTTAACAACATACTAAAGCGAACTGACCATAGCTCAGTTGTcatacactaccggaaacactaaagttgccgagtgtaatgtgtttgccgagtgtattattgcgggcactcggcgaaggtcgtgtttgccgagtgtatccctaacaacactcggcaaaaatattacactcggcgaaaataaggtttgccgagtgccaaaaaaaaaatactcggcaaactcacggggacactcggtaaataaaatacactcggcaaatccttaAGCACGTGAGCAGCACGTGCGGCGTCCGGTAGGGGAGGTGACGGACGttagctgtttgccgagtgtcccccgttgacactcggcaaagctcaaGGTGTGCCGAGTGTTAGGTgccacactcggcaaacattgatgtttgccgagtgttttgatgggacactcggcaaacattgatgtttgccgagtgttttttgacatACTCGGCAAAACTGAAatattttttccctcctccagcctccaaactttttatactccTCATGTATGatatttggcactgcatggtagaaggtggactatttattgacctatttgctatatttaatgaattaatttcatttagagtaatttgttgatttaagtcaaatttgaacagcaggtgattggaataatggaataatatgagtggaaaaatcatattcatgttagtgagtccaaatcGAGGTCTCATccggaaaatgaaaagaaatttcgaacattttgttaaggaaacacgactacgaacgtgtggccgaatgattttttaattctcaaaaatacaaacgaagtttgaaaatcacgagattttccAAGATGCTACGATTTCATATGCAgtggctgtggtaaaaaattgagaaggtttcgcacaaattttgacatatgatgcttagaattcgaagcatctccggagaggattcgtagaagttggaaggatccggtaagattttgagtcgaattgatacttgaatttgtcattgagttcaaatttatttttataggccatagagaacatagattggttcatgtcaaattttgggaatttttcggatccgtttgataatctTTATTTACTAATTgcaagtatatgaatttaatagatataaattcaatatgagctataaatccatgaaataatggaataatattacttaaaaaatgaaatacgcaatgtttagtgaatttgactaagtttttgcaaagtttacatacttttaattactaaaactactttgcacatgcaatataagtacttatttgccgagtgtcacaatgaggcactcggcaaagaatatgtttgccgagtgtcctctctcggacactcagcaaagctcGCCGCGGGTCCATGTGTCAGCGTCAGTCCAAAATCCAAAATCCGGGGGGAAAAaaatcctttgccgagtgcccctgatctagcactcggcaaaggctttgccgagtgctagatcaggggcactcggcaaagatggaacATTAAGCCGGCCTAAGTCCCGCACGCGCACATACccgcacacgcacacgcaccgcccgcgccggccccccgGCCGCCCGACGCGCCGCCCTGTCGCCGATCCAACagcttttcatgactgaagaatccgtgaaacagatgacatggcacaaaaacggcCGTCGATATAATCCTAAGAAGCttgtacacccatccgatgctgaagcctggaaaagctttgatgcgatttatcctgcaaaagctctagaggcccgtaacgtacgcgttctgttggcaacagatgggttcaatccttatggaatggtgGCCGCCTCGTACACCTGTTGGTccattttcgttatccccctgaatctcccccctggcgtcctctttcaacgacataatatattcttgtcgttgataattccagagcatccggggaataatatgagtgtgtacatggagcctctgattgatgatttgctccgtgcttgggaggaaggggtatggacatatgaccgatccacaaagacaaacttcaagatgcatgtttggtaccagtactccctgcatgacttgccggcatatgggattttctgcggatggtgtgttcacgggaagttcccatgcccagtatgtaaagcatctttgaagttcattgtgttgtcgaaaggtggcaaatattcttcgttcgacaaacatcaacaattcctccctcctgaccatccattcagacaagacatcaagaactttaccaaagatgtcgtagttacagaccccgcaccgccgatgatgacaggggccgtagttcgtgctcagttagacgctctcgaggtcaataatgaagaaggtggttttttgggatatggcgagcaacatgcttggacgcagaagtcgtgcttgtggaatcttccctattttgatgaccttcttgttccacataacattgatgtaatgcacacggaaaaaaatatcgtcgaggcaatttttggtacaatcatggacattcctgacaagacaaaggataacgttaaggctagagtggatcaagcgacgtTGTGCAACAaaccacagctaaacatggcgcctccaagagctggcaagtcatggaggaatcctaaggccgatttcgttctgacgagggcccaaaggagggaggttctagaatggttccaaacgttaatgttccctgatggctatgtagcgaacttgaagaggggagtgaatttagcaactatgcgaatcaacgggctcaagagtcatgattaccatatatggcttgagcgcctacttccggtgatggttcgaggctatgtccctgagcatgtgtggcaggtgctagcggagttgagcaatttcttccgccggctttgtgcgaaggagttatctcgtaccgtggttgcagaaatggaaacaatggcgcctgtgttgctctgtaagttggagaagatctttccaccagacttcttcaatccaatgcagcatatgattctacacctttCGTATGAAGCATGAATGGGGGGGGGgtctgtgcagggtcgttggtgctattcaattgagagatgtcaaaaggttcttcgaactaaatgtaagaataagtgcaaaattgaagcatccattgcagaggcatacattctggaggaggtgtcaaacttcacatcaaaatactacgctgacaaccttcctagcgtgcataatccacctcctcgttacaatgccagcgaagatgaattgagccttagcatttttCGAGGgaaactcggaagtgcaagtggtgcgacccgcaagaccttgaaccatgaagagtggcgctctatcatgctgtatgtgttgaccaacctatctgaggtggagccgtacatgatgtaagttctcaacaaacttgtttcgaAGTAGTCACCGttctcttgcctaaacgtataTTTCTCGTTGCTACAGGAAATTTCATCatcaattctggcgtaaatcaaggcaaccgtacccgcacgaagctgagactcttctcaaagagggtgcgggaaatggaatgcccgattttatttcttggttcaaacagaaggtacaatccaatttcTTCGGACATTCTCgtacatacgattaatataacgaactGCCCTGTTTGAATTTGCAGGACCGAActgatgcgtctatgaatgtcgagttgagacaggttgccgatggctgtgactatagggtcaggtcgtttgccggttatgacgtcaacggatatcgttttcacacaacaaggcacgagcagagtcggcccaatcgaagaaccacaaataccgaaGTTTTCAGGCCAGGCtctgatggggtcgagtactacggaagaattgaagaaaatatacgaactaacttttcatgggtgcaaacctcttaatccagttatattcaaatgccattggtttgatccatctatcgtgagacgggcccctaatcttggactagtcgaaattcgacagtcatccatgttaccaggagacgatgtctatattgtggctcaacaggccacgcaagtttattatttgtcatacccgtgccaaaccgacagccgtcttaagggttgggatgttgtgtacaaggtatcgccacacggtaaactacctgtaccaaacaatgaatattacaatatagaccccaacacgtatgaaggagagttattccaagaagatgggctcgaagggagttttgtgatagatttaaccgaagtgatcggaatggaagtagacaacgaaagggttgctgcagaggacggtggagacgaggttcagaatgtgaaggacttagaattagtTCAACGATTACAATTAGCTAATGatagtgatgacgacattcctcctttggagcacgggcttgactatatcgacacgcgtgatagtgatgatgagacttatgatccagctaatcccgatcatgatgattatttctaatacatgtatgagtcgtactaatttagttataatttatttataatttgcatatctttgtaattatattttgtttatctatgctgactggtttactctttttaattgcatgtcattgagcaatggtgggcggtatgaggaagctcacgtcgatttgTGATAGACTGGCTGCGtcagggactggttcagggtcagggtcatGTTCAGGGAGCGGttgagggaggcgtcgaggcaggcctcgacgtagggttgaggaggaggaggaggaggtggtggtccagaggcctcgagggaagggtaaagcggcgaggcccccgtcgcctgaacctgaggaggaggaggaggaggaggaggaggaggaggaggagctaccttccgcacacgcctctggggacgacgagcaggaggaggcggaggaggaggagcagcaggagcaggagggggacggggaggcaggggatgcccagtccaagatatggttgcgaggtccctcattcCTCCCGAAGCgtccgatacctgagcatttacgcccgctgattaaaccggttgggaccaagtaagtaactttaaatattcttaataatgttcttatgttgaaagttacaaaaactaataatttatattaatgacttgtgcaggagttggattaagctcagtgggggtgaccacaaccgtaaggccaacgggatccttggccttttgtgcagggttcacttccctggcttggtggtgtacgccggacagcagcagccggcctacacgtgggaccactacgtcgccgcccccgacgtccctgatcgtcaacagaggagattccccaacatagcggagcgggtcaaggccgagctgtgggtaagtactcctcgcactaaattgctcaatacatcacctacgttcg
This sequence is a window from Setaria italica strain Yugu1 chromosome III, Setaria_italica_v2.0, whole genome shotgun sequence. Protein-coding genes within it:
- the LOC101755399 gene encoding probable indole-3-pyruvate monooxygenase YUCCA9 → MPTSREGHEPDHHPTTTILHRGGGAGDASAGDSGAPPTRQVWVPGPVIVGAGPSGLATAACLKARGVPSLVLEKDPCVAASWRHRTYERLRLHLPRCFCELPLAPFPPGTPPYPTRDQFVAYLDGYARAFGIEPRLGARVRSAAYDAAIGFWRVTVDEDDAEGGGAAATTTEFVSRWLVVATGENAEPAWPEGVEGMDGYRGVAMHTSSYKKGDEFRGKNVLVVGCGNSGMEVSLDLCNNGARASMVVRDKLHVLPREILGISTFGLSVFLLRWLPIKRVDSLLLFFSRLILGDTEKYGLPRPKIGPFQVKSSTGKTPVLDIGALRKIKCGEIKVVPAINRFTGNNGVEFTDGHREDFDAVIFATGYKSNVPSWLKEEEFFSHADGFPRKPFPHSWRGKNGLYAAGFTRKGLMGTSYDAVRIAGDIADQWTEAFASPTAAHRSSDHGA